A DNA window from Actinomadura coerulea contains the following coding sequences:
- a CDS encoding DMT family transporter gives MLILLVPSIFQGQVHQAALESVNIGTLMTVVTLGALGLAAWRLLFSAHRSRVRWHALWFVIGVAGVILLTRPFTDGAEIVGLALAGVAAVIGVNATIASGRLTEMGALSRVVELNCWGAACLVGVPVLVWTDDHWVTGYVLSTVAVTSLLNMIANKLHVRAYELVQSDDGLMSSVKCLNPVLACLVGIAVGTGGSPGFSGWIGAVLVVGASFTAFRALHRLGDHSESQTVKGAVWKELLPDIAPNGGAWSGIAPSRFQLPSVWKEDRGYWKYNFA, from the coding sequence GTGCTCATTCTGCTGGTTCCCAGCATTTTCCAGGGGCAGGTCCACCAGGCCGCGCTGGAGAGTGTGAACATCGGAACCCTGATGACGGTCGTGACGCTGGGGGCGCTCGGCCTGGCCGCGTGGAGGCTGCTCTTCTCCGCGCACAGGTCACGCGTGCGGTGGCACGCCCTGTGGTTCGTGATCGGCGTGGCCGGGGTCATTCTGCTGACCAGGCCGTTCACGGACGGGGCGGAGATCGTGGGCCTGGCCCTGGCGGGCGTGGCCGCCGTCATCGGCGTCAACGCCACGATCGCCTCGGGCAGGCTGACCGAGATGGGCGCCCTCTCCCGGGTCGTCGAGCTCAACTGCTGGGGCGCCGCCTGCCTGGTCGGAGTGCCCGTCCTCGTCTGGACCGACGATCACTGGGTGACCGGGTACGTGCTGTCGACCGTGGCGGTCACGTCGCTCCTGAACATGATCGCCAACAAGCTGCACGTCCGCGCCTACGAGCTCGTCCAGTCCGATGACGGGTTGATGAGCTCGGTGAAGTGCCTCAACCCCGTGCTCGCGTGCCTCGTCGGAATAGCCGTCGGGACAGGCGGGTCGCCCGGGTTCTCCGGATGGATCGGTGCCGTGCTGGTGGTGGGGGCTTCCTTCACCGCTTTCCGGGCTCTCCATCGGTTGGGGGACCACTCCGAGTCGCAGACCGTCAAGGGCGCCGTCTGGAAGGAACTGCTTCCGGACATCGCCCCGAACGGCGGTGCTTGGAGCGGCATCGCGCCTTCCAGGTTCCAGCTTCCGAGCGTCTGGAAGGAGGACCGGGGCTACTGGAAGTACAACTTCGCCTGA
- a CDS encoding RNA polymerase sigma factor: MDEREARFTRLYETHYRNVFGYVVLRAAPQAAEDLTGEVFTVAWRKIEEIPDQALPWLLGVARNVVRQSHGAAGRARGLADRLAGLTTDADLHAWDVAEHLIARDQALAALRALPAKEAEAVALTAWHGLGPAEAARAAGCSRTAFIVRLHRGRRRLAKAIEASQESPARAHGRAPRPRVIQEKQ; encoded by the coding sequence GTGGACGAGCGAGAAGCCCGATTCACCCGCCTCTACGAGACGCACTACCGCAACGTCTTCGGCTATGTCGTGCTGCGGGCCGCCCCCCAGGCCGCCGAGGACCTGACGGGCGAGGTGTTCACCGTCGCGTGGCGGAAGATCGAGGAGATCCCCGACCAGGCGCTGCCGTGGCTGCTGGGCGTGGCCAGGAACGTGGTCCGCCAGTCGCACGGTGCTGCGGGGCGGGCGCGCGGGCTGGCCGACCGGCTGGCCGGCCTCACCACCGACGCCGACCTGCACGCGTGGGACGTCGCCGAGCACCTCATCGCCCGCGACCAGGCGCTGGCCGCCCTGCGGGCCCTTCCCGCCAAGGAGGCCGAGGCGGTCGCCCTGACCGCCTGGCACGGGCTCGGCCCCGCGGAGGCGGCCCGCGCGGCGGGCTGCTCCCGCACCGCCTTCATCGTCCGGCTGCACCGGGGACGCCGCCGGCTGGCCAAGGCGATCGAGGCGTCCCAGGAAAGCCCCGCGCGAGCGCACGGACGCGCCCCGCGCCCGCGAGTCATCCAGGAGAAGCAGTGA